A portion of the Juglans microcarpa x Juglans regia isolate MS1-56 chromosome 1D, Jm3101_v1.0, whole genome shotgun sequence genome contains these proteins:
- the LOC121256995 gene encoding histone-lysine N-methyltransferase ASHH3-like isoform X2 has translation MPAIKTNPEHGRIGGVFNKLLKQIGNPVDFELPDWFSKWKPTPYTFIKRNIYLTKRIKRRLEDDGIFCSCSPSPGSSSVCGRDCHCGMLLSSCSTGCKCGSSCLNKPFQSRPVKKMKLVKTEKCGSGIVADEDIKQGEFVIEYVGEVIDDKTCEERLWNMKHRGETNFYLCEINRDMVIDATYKGNRSRYINHSCCPNTEMQKWIIDGETRIGIFATCDIKKGKHLTYDYQYEPSHNFFIASIHLQYFVTFCILVVQSNKFSRLVQFGADQDCHCGAVGCRRKLGVKPTKPKISSDAALKLVAYQNGGLHVGSSNVCTLQGTCFHNCIGEVIRIIRPMNERSFGIIKHFDNFSQKHSIMFEDGAVEFLDMTKEDWEFVTL, from the exons ATGCCTGCTATAAAGACG AATCCTGAGCATGGTCGCATCGGAGGTGTATTCAACAAACTGCTTAAGCAGATTGGAAATCCGGTTGATTTTGAACTTCCAGATTGGTTTAGTAAATGGAAGCCTACGCCTTACACCTTTATAAAGCGCA ATATATATCTCACAAAAAGGATTAAAAGACGCCTTGAGGATGATGGAATATTCTGTTCCTGCAGCCCTTCACCTGGATCTTCTAGTGTGTGTGGTAGAGATTGCCATTGTGG GATGCTCCTCTCTAGTTGCTCCACTGGATGTAAATGCGGGAGTTCATGCCTCAACAAACCATTCCAGAGCCGACCtgtgaagaagatgaaactGGTGAAG ACTGAGAAATGTGGTTCTGGAATCGTGGCGGATGAAGATATCAAGCAAGGAGAGTTTGTAATAGAATATGTGGGAGAAG TTATTGATGACAAAACATGTGAGGAAAGGCTTTGGAACATGAAACACCGTGGAGAGACAAACTTTTACTTGTGTGAAATTAATCGAGATATGGTAATTGATGCAACATACAAGGGAAACAGGTCAAGATATATAAACCATAGTTGTTGTCCAAATACCGAGATGCAAAAATG gaTAATAGATGGGGAAACAAGAATTGGCATATTTGCGACTTGTGACATAAAAAAGGGCAAGCATCTGACCTATGATTATCAGTATGAGCCCTCACATAACTTCTTTATTGCATCGATTCACTTGCAATACTTCGTGACATTTTGTATTCTTGTAGTCCAGTCTAACAAATTTAGCAGGCTTGTTCAGTTTGGTGCAGATCAAGATTGCCATTGTGGTGCTGTTGGCTGCAGGAGGAAGCTGGGGGTCAAACCTACCAAGCCTAAGATATCTTCAGATGCTGCATTGAAACTAGTAGCATACCAG AATGGAGGATTGCATGTAG GGAGTTCAAATGTTTGTACCCTGCAAGGAACATGCTTCCATAATTGCATTGGTGAAGTTATTAGGATCATCCGCCCTATGAATGAGAG GTCCTTTGgaattattaaacattttgataatttttcccAAAAACACTCG ATTATGTTTGAAGATGGGGCTGTCGAATTTCTTGACATGACAAAAGAAGATTGGGAATTTGTGACATTGTGA
- the LOC121256995 gene encoding histone-lysine N-methyltransferase ASHH3-like isoform X6 produces the protein MPAIKTNPEHGRIGGVFNKLLKQIGNPVDFELPDWFSKWKPTPYTFIKRNIYLTKRIKRRLEDDGIFCSCSPSPGSSSVCGRDCHCGMLLSSCSTGCKCGSSCLNKPFQSRPVKKMKLVKTEKCGSGIVADEDIKQGEFVIEYVGEVIDDKTCEERLWNMKHRGETNFYLCEINRDMVIDATYKGNRSRYINHSCCPNTEMQKWIIDGETRIGIFATCDIKKGKHLTYDYQYEPSHNFFIASIHLQYFVTFCILVVQSNKFSRLVQFGADQDCHCGAVGCRRKLGVKPTKPKISSDAALKLVAYQNGGLHVGSSNVCTLQGTCFHNCIGEVIRIIRPMNERLCLKMGLSNFLT, from the exons ATGCCTGCTATAAAGACG AATCCTGAGCATGGTCGCATCGGAGGTGTATTCAACAAACTGCTTAAGCAGATTGGAAATCCGGTTGATTTTGAACTTCCAGATTGGTTTAGTAAATGGAAGCCTACGCCTTACACCTTTATAAAGCGCA ATATATATCTCACAAAAAGGATTAAAAGACGCCTTGAGGATGATGGAATATTCTGTTCCTGCAGCCCTTCACCTGGATCTTCTAGTGTGTGTGGTAGAGATTGCCATTGTGG GATGCTCCTCTCTAGTTGCTCCACTGGATGTAAATGCGGGAGTTCATGCCTCAACAAACCATTCCAGAGCCGACCtgtgaagaagatgaaactGGTGAAG ACTGAGAAATGTGGTTCTGGAATCGTGGCGGATGAAGATATCAAGCAAGGAGAGTTTGTAATAGAATATGTGGGAGAAG TTATTGATGACAAAACATGTGAGGAAAGGCTTTGGAACATGAAACACCGTGGAGAGACAAACTTTTACTTGTGTGAAATTAATCGAGATATGGTAATTGATGCAACATACAAGGGAAACAGGTCAAGATATATAAACCATAGTTGTTGTCCAAATACCGAGATGCAAAAATG gaTAATAGATGGGGAAACAAGAATTGGCATATTTGCGACTTGTGACATAAAAAAGGGCAAGCATCTGACCTATGATTATCAGTATGAGCCCTCACATAACTTCTTTATTGCATCGATTCACTTGCAATACTTCGTGACATTTTGTATTCTTGTAGTCCAGTCTAACAAATTTAGCAGGCTTGTTCAGTTTGGTGCAGATCAAGATTGCCATTGTGGTGCTGTTGGCTGCAGGAGGAAGCTGGGGGTCAAACCTACCAAGCCTAAGATATCTTCAGATGCTGCATTGAAACTAGTAGCATACCAG AATGGAGGATTGCATGTAG GGAGTTCAAATGTTTGTACCCTGCAAGGAACATGCTTCCATAATTGCATTGGTGAAGTTATTAGGATCATCCGCCCTATGAATGAGAG ATTATGTTTGAAGATGGGGCTGTCGAATTTCTTGACATGA
- the LOC121256995 gene encoding histone-lysine N-methyltransferase ASHH3-like isoform X4, giving the protein MPAIKTNPEHGRIGGVFNKLLKQIGNPVDFELPDWFSKWKPTPYTFIKRNIYLTKRIKRRLEDDGIFCSCSPSPGSSSVCGRDCHCGMLLSSCSTGCKCGSSCLNKPFQSRPVKKMKLVKTEKCGSGIVADEDIKQGEFVIEYVGEVIDDKTCEERLWNMKHRGETNFYLCEINRDMVIDATYKGNRSRYINHSCCPNTEMQKWIIDGETRIGIFATCDIKKGKHLTYDYQYEPSHNFFIASIHLQYFVTFCILVVQSNKFSRLVQFGADQDCHCGAVGCRRKLGVKPTKPKISSDAALKLVAYQVYQNGGLHVGSSNVCTLQGTCFHNCIGEVIRIIRPMNERSFGIIKHFDNFSQKHSMGLSNFLT; this is encoded by the exons ATGCCTGCTATAAAGACG AATCCTGAGCATGGTCGCATCGGAGGTGTATTCAACAAACTGCTTAAGCAGATTGGAAATCCGGTTGATTTTGAACTTCCAGATTGGTTTAGTAAATGGAAGCCTACGCCTTACACCTTTATAAAGCGCA ATATATATCTCACAAAAAGGATTAAAAGACGCCTTGAGGATGATGGAATATTCTGTTCCTGCAGCCCTTCACCTGGATCTTCTAGTGTGTGTGGTAGAGATTGCCATTGTGG GATGCTCCTCTCTAGTTGCTCCACTGGATGTAAATGCGGGAGTTCATGCCTCAACAAACCATTCCAGAGCCGACCtgtgaagaagatgaaactGGTGAAG ACTGAGAAATGTGGTTCTGGAATCGTGGCGGATGAAGATATCAAGCAAGGAGAGTTTGTAATAGAATATGTGGGAGAAG TTATTGATGACAAAACATGTGAGGAAAGGCTTTGGAACATGAAACACCGTGGAGAGACAAACTTTTACTTGTGTGAAATTAATCGAGATATGGTAATTGATGCAACATACAAGGGAAACAGGTCAAGATATATAAACCATAGTTGTTGTCCAAATACCGAGATGCAAAAATG gaTAATAGATGGGGAAACAAGAATTGGCATATTTGCGACTTGTGACATAAAAAAGGGCAAGCATCTGACCTATGATTATCAGTATGAGCCCTCACATAACTTCTTTATTGCATCGATTCACTTGCAATACTTCGTGACATTTTGTATTCTTGTAGTCCAGTCTAACAAATTTAGCAGGCTTGTTCAGTTTGGTGCAGATCAAGATTGCCATTGTGGTGCTGTTGGCTGCAGGAGGAAGCTGGGGGTCAAACCTACCAAGCCTAAGATATCTTCAGATGCTGCATTGAAACTAGTAGCATACCAG GTTTACCAGAATGGAGGATTGCATGTAG GGAGTTCAAATGTTTGTACCCTGCAAGGAACATGCTTCCATAATTGCATTGGTGAAGTTATTAGGATCATCCGCCCTATGAATGAGAG GTCCTTTGgaattattaaacattttgataatttttcccAAAAACACTCG ATGGGGCTGTCGAATTTCTTGACATGA
- the LOC121256995 gene encoding histone-lysine N-methyltransferase ASHH3-like isoform X5, with protein sequence MPAIKTNPEHGRIGGVFNKLLKQIGNPVDFELPDWFSKWKPTPYTFIKRNIYLTKRIKRRLEDDGIFCSCSPSPGSSSVCGRDCHCGMLLSSCSTGCKCGSSCLNKPFQSRPVKKMKLVKTEKCGSGIVADEDIKQGEFVIEYVGEVIDDKTCEERLWNMKHRGETNFYLCEINRDMVIDATYKGNRSRYINHSCCPNTEMQKWIIDGETRIGIFATCDIKKGKHLTYDYQYEPSHNFFIASIHLQYFVTFCILVVQSNKFSRLVQFGADQDCHCGAVGCRRKLGVKPTKPKISSDAALKLVAYQVYQNGGLHVGSSNVCTLQGTCFHNCIGEVIRIIRPMNERLCLKMGLSNFLT encoded by the exons ATGCCTGCTATAAAGACG AATCCTGAGCATGGTCGCATCGGAGGTGTATTCAACAAACTGCTTAAGCAGATTGGAAATCCGGTTGATTTTGAACTTCCAGATTGGTTTAGTAAATGGAAGCCTACGCCTTACACCTTTATAAAGCGCA ATATATATCTCACAAAAAGGATTAAAAGACGCCTTGAGGATGATGGAATATTCTGTTCCTGCAGCCCTTCACCTGGATCTTCTAGTGTGTGTGGTAGAGATTGCCATTGTGG GATGCTCCTCTCTAGTTGCTCCACTGGATGTAAATGCGGGAGTTCATGCCTCAACAAACCATTCCAGAGCCGACCtgtgaagaagatgaaactGGTGAAG ACTGAGAAATGTGGTTCTGGAATCGTGGCGGATGAAGATATCAAGCAAGGAGAGTTTGTAATAGAATATGTGGGAGAAG TTATTGATGACAAAACATGTGAGGAAAGGCTTTGGAACATGAAACACCGTGGAGAGACAAACTTTTACTTGTGTGAAATTAATCGAGATATGGTAATTGATGCAACATACAAGGGAAACAGGTCAAGATATATAAACCATAGTTGTTGTCCAAATACCGAGATGCAAAAATG gaTAATAGATGGGGAAACAAGAATTGGCATATTTGCGACTTGTGACATAAAAAAGGGCAAGCATCTGACCTATGATTATCAGTATGAGCCCTCACATAACTTCTTTATTGCATCGATTCACTTGCAATACTTCGTGACATTTTGTATTCTTGTAGTCCAGTCTAACAAATTTAGCAGGCTTGTTCAGTTTGGTGCAGATCAAGATTGCCATTGTGGTGCTGTTGGCTGCAGGAGGAAGCTGGGGGTCAAACCTACCAAGCCTAAGATATCTTCAGATGCTGCATTGAAACTAGTAGCATACCAG GTTTACCAGAATGGAGGATTGCATGTAG GGAGTTCAAATGTTTGTACCCTGCAAGGAACATGCTTCCATAATTGCATTGGTGAAGTTATTAGGATCATCCGCCCTATGAATGAGAG ATTATGTTTGAAGATGGGGCTGTCGAATTTCTTGACATGA
- the LOC121256995 gene encoding histone-lysine N-methyltransferase ASHH3-like isoform X1 — protein MPAIKTNPEHGRIGGVFNKLLKQIGNPVDFELPDWFSKWKPTPYTFIKRNIYLTKRIKRRLEDDGIFCSCSPSPGSSSVCGRDCHCGMLLSSCSTGCKCGSSCLNKPFQSRPVKKMKLVKTEKCGSGIVADEDIKQGEFVIEYVGEVIDDKTCEERLWNMKHRGETNFYLCEINRDMVIDATYKGNRSRYINHSCCPNTEMQKWIIDGETRIGIFATCDIKKGKHLTYDYQYEPSHNFFIASIHLQYFVTFCILVVQSNKFSRLVQFGADQDCHCGAVGCRRKLGVKPTKPKISSDAALKLVAYQVYQNGGLHVGSSNVCTLQGTCFHNCIGEVIRIIRPMNERSFGIIKHFDNFSQKHSIMFEDGAVEFLDMTKEDWEFVTL, from the exons ATGCCTGCTATAAAGACG AATCCTGAGCATGGTCGCATCGGAGGTGTATTCAACAAACTGCTTAAGCAGATTGGAAATCCGGTTGATTTTGAACTTCCAGATTGGTTTAGTAAATGGAAGCCTACGCCTTACACCTTTATAAAGCGCA ATATATATCTCACAAAAAGGATTAAAAGACGCCTTGAGGATGATGGAATATTCTGTTCCTGCAGCCCTTCACCTGGATCTTCTAGTGTGTGTGGTAGAGATTGCCATTGTGG GATGCTCCTCTCTAGTTGCTCCACTGGATGTAAATGCGGGAGTTCATGCCTCAACAAACCATTCCAGAGCCGACCtgtgaagaagatgaaactGGTGAAG ACTGAGAAATGTGGTTCTGGAATCGTGGCGGATGAAGATATCAAGCAAGGAGAGTTTGTAATAGAATATGTGGGAGAAG TTATTGATGACAAAACATGTGAGGAAAGGCTTTGGAACATGAAACACCGTGGAGAGACAAACTTTTACTTGTGTGAAATTAATCGAGATATGGTAATTGATGCAACATACAAGGGAAACAGGTCAAGATATATAAACCATAGTTGTTGTCCAAATACCGAGATGCAAAAATG gaTAATAGATGGGGAAACAAGAATTGGCATATTTGCGACTTGTGACATAAAAAAGGGCAAGCATCTGACCTATGATTATCAGTATGAGCCCTCACATAACTTCTTTATTGCATCGATTCACTTGCAATACTTCGTGACATTTTGTATTCTTGTAGTCCAGTCTAACAAATTTAGCAGGCTTGTTCAGTTTGGTGCAGATCAAGATTGCCATTGTGGTGCTGTTGGCTGCAGGAGGAAGCTGGGGGTCAAACCTACCAAGCCTAAGATATCTTCAGATGCTGCATTGAAACTAGTAGCATACCAG GTTTACCAGAATGGAGGATTGCATGTAG GGAGTTCAAATGTTTGTACCCTGCAAGGAACATGCTTCCATAATTGCATTGGTGAAGTTATTAGGATCATCCGCCCTATGAATGAGAG GTCCTTTGgaattattaaacattttgataatttttcccAAAAACACTCG ATTATGTTTGAAGATGGGGCTGTCGAATTTCTTGACATGACAAAAGAAGATTGGGAATTTGTGACATTGTGA
- the LOC121256995 gene encoding histone-lysine N-methyltransferase ASHH3-like isoform X8: MPAIKTNPEHGRIGGVFNKLLKQIGNPVDFELPDWFSKWKPTPYTFIKRNIYLTKRIKRRLEDDGIFCSCSPSPGSSSVCGRDCHCGMLLSSCSTGCKCGSSCLNKPFQSRPVKKMKLVKTEKCGSGIVADEDIKQGEFVIEYVGEVIDDKTCEERLWNMKHRGETNFYLCEINRDMVIDATYKGNRSRYINHSCCPNTEMQKWIIDGETRIGIFATCDIKKGKHLTYDYQLVQFGADQDCHCGAVGCRRKLGVKPTKPKISSDAALKLVAYQNGGLHVGSSNVCTLQGTCFHNCIGEVIRIIRPMNERSFGIIKHFDNFSQKHSIMFEDGAVEFLDMTKEDWEFVTL; encoded by the exons ATGCCTGCTATAAAGACG AATCCTGAGCATGGTCGCATCGGAGGTGTATTCAACAAACTGCTTAAGCAGATTGGAAATCCGGTTGATTTTGAACTTCCAGATTGGTTTAGTAAATGGAAGCCTACGCCTTACACCTTTATAAAGCGCA ATATATATCTCACAAAAAGGATTAAAAGACGCCTTGAGGATGATGGAATATTCTGTTCCTGCAGCCCTTCACCTGGATCTTCTAGTGTGTGTGGTAGAGATTGCCATTGTGG GATGCTCCTCTCTAGTTGCTCCACTGGATGTAAATGCGGGAGTTCATGCCTCAACAAACCATTCCAGAGCCGACCtgtgaagaagatgaaactGGTGAAG ACTGAGAAATGTGGTTCTGGAATCGTGGCGGATGAAGATATCAAGCAAGGAGAGTTTGTAATAGAATATGTGGGAGAAG TTATTGATGACAAAACATGTGAGGAAAGGCTTTGGAACATGAAACACCGTGGAGAGACAAACTTTTACTTGTGTGAAATTAATCGAGATATGGTAATTGATGCAACATACAAGGGAAACAGGTCAAGATATATAAACCATAGTTGTTGTCCAAATACCGAGATGCAAAAATG gaTAATAGATGGGGAAACAAGAATTGGCATATTTGCGACTTGTGACATAAAAAAGGGCAAGCATCTGACCTATGATTATCA GCTTGTTCAGTTTGGTGCAGATCAAGATTGCCATTGTGGTGCTGTTGGCTGCAGGAGGAAGCTGGGGGTCAAACCTACCAAGCCTAAGATATCTTCAGATGCTGCATTGAAACTAGTAGCATACCAG AATGGAGGATTGCATGTAG GGAGTTCAAATGTTTGTACCCTGCAAGGAACATGCTTCCATAATTGCATTGGTGAAGTTATTAGGATCATCCGCCCTATGAATGAGAG GTCCTTTGgaattattaaacattttgataatttttcccAAAAACACTCG ATTATGTTTGAAGATGGGGCTGTCGAATTTCTTGACATGACAAAAGAAGATTGGGAATTTGTGACATTGTGA
- the LOC121256995 gene encoding histone-lysine N-methyltransferase ASHH3-like isoform X7, with protein sequence MPAIKTNPEHGRIGGVFNKLLKQIGNPVDFELPDWFSKWKPTPYTFIKRNIYLTKRIKRRLEDDGIFCSCSPSPGSSSVCGRDCHCGMLLSSCSTGCKCGSSCLNKPFQSRPVKKMKLVKTEKCGSGIVADEDIKQGEFVIEYVGEVIDDKTCEERLWNMKHRGETNFYLCEINRDMVIDATYKGNRSRYINHSCCPNTEMQKWIIDGETRIGIFATCDIKKGKHLTYDYQLVQFGADQDCHCGAVGCRRKLGVKPTKPKISSDAALKLVAYQVYQNGGLHVGSSNVCTLQGTCFHNCIGEVIRIIRPMNERSFGIIKHFDNFSQKHSIMFEDGAVEFLDMTKEDWEFVTL encoded by the exons ATGCCTGCTATAAAGACG AATCCTGAGCATGGTCGCATCGGAGGTGTATTCAACAAACTGCTTAAGCAGATTGGAAATCCGGTTGATTTTGAACTTCCAGATTGGTTTAGTAAATGGAAGCCTACGCCTTACACCTTTATAAAGCGCA ATATATATCTCACAAAAAGGATTAAAAGACGCCTTGAGGATGATGGAATATTCTGTTCCTGCAGCCCTTCACCTGGATCTTCTAGTGTGTGTGGTAGAGATTGCCATTGTGG GATGCTCCTCTCTAGTTGCTCCACTGGATGTAAATGCGGGAGTTCATGCCTCAACAAACCATTCCAGAGCCGACCtgtgaagaagatgaaactGGTGAAG ACTGAGAAATGTGGTTCTGGAATCGTGGCGGATGAAGATATCAAGCAAGGAGAGTTTGTAATAGAATATGTGGGAGAAG TTATTGATGACAAAACATGTGAGGAAAGGCTTTGGAACATGAAACACCGTGGAGAGACAAACTTTTACTTGTGTGAAATTAATCGAGATATGGTAATTGATGCAACATACAAGGGAAACAGGTCAAGATATATAAACCATAGTTGTTGTCCAAATACCGAGATGCAAAAATG gaTAATAGATGGGGAAACAAGAATTGGCATATTTGCGACTTGTGACATAAAAAAGGGCAAGCATCTGACCTATGATTATCA GCTTGTTCAGTTTGGTGCAGATCAAGATTGCCATTGTGGTGCTGTTGGCTGCAGGAGGAAGCTGGGGGTCAAACCTACCAAGCCTAAGATATCTTCAGATGCTGCATTGAAACTAGTAGCATACCAG GTTTACCAGAATGGAGGATTGCATGTAG GGAGTTCAAATGTTTGTACCCTGCAAGGAACATGCTTCCATAATTGCATTGGTGAAGTTATTAGGATCATCCGCCCTATGAATGAGAG GTCCTTTGgaattattaaacattttgataatttttcccAAAAACACTCG ATTATGTTTGAAGATGGGGCTGTCGAATTTCTTGACATGACAAAAGAAGATTGGGAATTTGTGACATTGTGA
- the LOC121256995 gene encoding histone-lysine N-methyltransferase ASHH3-like isoform X3, with the protein MRNPEHGRIGGVFNKLLKQIGNPVDFELPDWFSKWKPTPYTFIKRNIYLTKRIKRRLEDDGIFCSCSPSPGSSSVCGRDCHCGMLLSSCSTGCKCGSSCLNKPFQSRPVKKMKLVKTEKCGSGIVADEDIKQGEFVIEYVGEVIDDKTCEERLWNMKHRGETNFYLCEINRDMVIDATYKGNRSRYINHSCCPNTEMQKWIIDGETRIGIFATCDIKKGKHLTYDYQYEPSHNFFIASIHLQYFVTFCILVVQSNKFSRLVQFGADQDCHCGAVGCRRKLGVKPTKPKISSDAALKLVAYQVYQNGGLHVGSSNVCTLQGTCFHNCIGEVIRIIRPMNERSFGIIKHFDNFSQKHSIMFEDGAVEFLDMTKEDWEFVTL; encoded by the exons ATGCGG AATCCTGAGCATGGTCGCATCGGAGGTGTATTCAACAAACTGCTTAAGCAGATTGGAAATCCGGTTGATTTTGAACTTCCAGATTGGTTTAGTAAATGGAAGCCTACGCCTTACACCTTTATAAAGCGCA ATATATATCTCACAAAAAGGATTAAAAGACGCCTTGAGGATGATGGAATATTCTGTTCCTGCAGCCCTTCACCTGGATCTTCTAGTGTGTGTGGTAGAGATTGCCATTGTGG GATGCTCCTCTCTAGTTGCTCCACTGGATGTAAATGCGGGAGTTCATGCCTCAACAAACCATTCCAGAGCCGACCtgtgaagaagatgaaactGGTGAAG ACTGAGAAATGTGGTTCTGGAATCGTGGCGGATGAAGATATCAAGCAAGGAGAGTTTGTAATAGAATATGTGGGAGAAG TTATTGATGACAAAACATGTGAGGAAAGGCTTTGGAACATGAAACACCGTGGAGAGACAAACTTTTACTTGTGTGAAATTAATCGAGATATGGTAATTGATGCAACATACAAGGGAAACAGGTCAAGATATATAAACCATAGTTGTTGTCCAAATACCGAGATGCAAAAATG gaTAATAGATGGGGAAACAAGAATTGGCATATTTGCGACTTGTGACATAAAAAAGGGCAAGCATCTGACCTATGATTATCAGTATGAGCCCTCACATAACTTCTTTATTGCATCGATTCACTTGCAATACTTCGTGACATTTTGTATTCTTGTAGTCCAGTCTAACAAATTTAGCAGGCTTGTTCAGTTTGGTGCAGATCAAGATTGCCATTGTGGTGCTGTTGGCTGCAGGAGGAAGCTGGGGGTCAAACCTACCAAGCCTAAGATATCTTCAGATGCTGCATTGAAACTAGTAGCATACCAG GTTTACCAGAATGGAGGATTGCATGTAG GGAGTTCAAATGTTTGTACCCTGCAAGGAACATGCTTCCATAATTGCATTGGTGAAGTTATTAGGATCATCCGCCCTATGAATGAGAG GTCCTTTGgaattattaaacattttgataatttttcccAAAAACACTCG ATTATGTTTGAAGATGGGGCTGTCGAATTTCTTGACATGACAAAAGAAGATTGGGAATTTGTGACATTGTGA
- the LOC121256995 gene encoding histone-lysine N-methyltransferase ASHH3-like isoform X9: MLLSSCSTGCKCGSSCLNKPFQSRPVKKMKLVKTEKCGSGIVADEDIKQGEFVIEYVGEVIDDKTCEERLWNMKHRGETNFYLCEINRDMVIDATYKGNRSRYINHSCCPNTEMQKWIIDGETRIGIFATCDIKKGKHLTYDYQYEPSHNFFIASIHLQYFVTFCILVVQSNKFSRLVQFGADQDCHCGAVGCRRKLGVKPTKPKISSDAALKLVAYQVYQNGGLHVGSSNVCTLQGTCFHNCIGEVIRIIRPMNERSFGIIKHFDNFSQKHSIMFEDGAVEFLDMTKEDWEFVTL, translated from the exons ATGCTCCTCTCTAGTTGCTCCACTGGATGTAAATGCGGGAGTTCATGCCTCAACAAACCATTCCAGAGCCGACCtgtgaagaagatgaaactGGTGAAG ACTGAGAAATGTGGTTCTGGAATCGTGGCGGATGAAGATATCAAGCAAGGAGAGTTTGTAATAGAATATGTGGGAGAAG TTATTGATGACAAAACATGTGAGGAAAGGCTTTGGAACATGAAACACCGTGGAGAGACAAACTTTTACTTGTGTGAAATTAATCGAGATATGGTAATTGATGCAACATACAAGGGAAACAGGTCAAGATATATAAACCATAGTTGTTGTCCAAATACCGAGATGCAAAAATG gaTAATAGATGGGGAAACAAGAATTGGCATATTTGCGACTTGTGACATAAAAAAGGGCAAGCATCTGACCTATGATTATCAGTATGAGCCCTCACATAACTTCTTTATTGCATCGATTCACTTGCAATACTTCGTGACATTTTGTATTCTTGTAGTCCAGTCTAACAAATTTAGCAGGCTTGTTCAGTTTGGTGCAGATCAAGATTGCCATTGTGGTGCTGTTGGCTGCAGGAGGAAGCTGGGGGTCAAACCTACCAAGCCTAAGATATCTTCAGATGCTGCATTGAAACTAGTAGCATACCAG GTTTACCAGAATGGAGGATTGCATGTAG GGAGTTCAAATGTTTGTACCCTGCAAGGAACATGCTTCCATAATTGCATTGGTGAAGTTATTAGGATCATCCGCCCTATGAATGAGAG GTCCTTTGgaattattaaacattttgataatttttcccAAAAACACTCG ATTATGTTTGAAGATGGGGCTGTCGAATTTCTTGACATGACAAAAGAAGATTGGGAATTTGTGACATTGTGA